The following proteins are encoded in a genomic region of Nicotiana sylvestris chromosome 4, ASM39365v2, whole genome shotgun sequence:
- the LOC138889750 gene encoding uncharacterized protein, whose amino-acid sequence MVGERVLLRVSPMKGVMRFGNIGKLSPRFIGPFEILRHVGEFAYKLALPPSLEGVHLVFLVSMLRRYHGDPSHVLGFSLVQLDKDISYIEESVTILDMLVRKLRWKNIASVKVQW is encoded by the coding sequence atggttggagagcgggttctgcttcgtgtttcgcctatgaagggcgttatgagatttgggaatataggaaagttgagtccaaggtttattggtccttttgagatattgcggcatGTTGGGGAGTttgcttataagcttgccttacctcccagcttggaaggagttcatctggtatttcttgtttcaatgctccggaggtatcacggtgatccttCGCATGTGTTGGGtttcagtttagtccagttggacaaggatatatcttatattgaggagtcGGTGACAATATTGGACATGttggttagaaagctgaggtggaagaacattgcatcagtaaaggttcagtggtag